The Streptomyces sp. R28 region CCTCCGCCTGATCCTCGCCATGCACGGCCTCATCGGCCTCATCGGCCTCGTGGCCCCTCCGGGGCCGGTCGCCCCCTGACCTGCCGGTCAGGGGGCTTTGCCGGGTTCACCTCACGGGTGGTACGGCGTGTGGGTGATGGAGGAGATCTTGAGGTAGCGGGCGCCGTCACCGGTGGCCCAGGTGGAGGAGTCCGGGTTGCCGGGCCAGTCACCGCCGACCGCGATGTTGGCGATGAAGCGCATGCCCGTCCCGGCCGGGGTCCTGTACCAGGTGGTGCCCGTGACGGCGCCGTCCACGGCGAAGTCGATGTGGTCGGGGAACCAGCTGAAGGAGTACCTGTGGTACGCGTTCGTCCAGCCGGAGGAGTTCGTCTTCGAGAACTGCTGCTGGACGTTATTGACGTCGTGAGACGTTTGGTGGACGACGCCCGGGTTCTGTCCCACGATTTCAGCGGCGTCGAACTCCGGTAGCCACGGATTCAGGTACGCCGCCCATACCGCCGGCAGCAGTCCCCGCCCGTTGGGCATGTTCGCGGTGAAGCTGTATGTGCCGTACCCGTACAGCGCCGTCGACTCCACGCGGCCCGAGTAGTAGACCCCGCCCCCTGCGTTGTACGCCTTGATCACCAGAGTGTTGCCCTCGTACCAGACGCAGTCCGGCCTGTACGTCTGCAGCTCGTTGTTGGCAGTCCACCTTGCGTTGATCTTGTTCCAGGAGTTGACGGTCACGGGGGCGCCCCAGGAAGCGGCCCGTGCGGTCTGCGCACCCAGCATCAGTGTGGGCGGCACGGCCAGTGCGGCACCGAGTATGCCTCTGCGGCTCGGCCTGCGAGGTGGGGGGATCATCGCGGCTCCATTGCTTGGATGAACGAAGGGCGGTGGGAGCGGTCCCACGCCCTACTTGTCGCTGGACTGTAGAAGTTCGTTCGCTCATCGACAAGATGTTCCGCACAGATCGGCACATGCCTTTGGAAGTTGAACGAACCAGGTGGGCAACCAAGCCGCCCCGCTGGGGGATCGAGGGGGTGCCGAAGCACGACCGTGGCCCGGCAGGTGGCGGGCGCATGCGCTCGCGCTTCGGGCTTCGGGCTTCGGACTTCGAGGGGCCAAGAACAGCCCCTCGTCAGGGGTACGCGGGGAAGGCGCACCGCCTCGATTTCAGGGCGTCAGCGGGTTACCGCAGGCCAGGCAGCGGGCGTTCCGGGCCCGCGGGAGTGCCCTGTGCGGGGATGGCGGCCGGCCGGCCGGTGAGCTGCAGGGCGTGTCCGGCCGAAGTGCCGGGTGACACGGCCGGCGAAGACCGGGCCCGCGGGAACCCCAACGGCCCTCCCTCCGCAGGGACTCGCCGGCCTCGGCGCCGAGCGGCGCGCGACGGCAGACCTGACGTGACTCACCCCATCTGCGACGTCACGTGGTCGATCACCTTCTGGAAGTCCTCGGTCGGCGAGAACTCCACGAACTCCGAGTCCTCCAGGGCCACGGGGACGTGACCGGGCCCCCAGTAGTACGCCTGCCCCGCCTCGTAGTACTCCTCGCCCTCGGCGGTCAGCACCCGCAGTCGGCCCTTCAACAGGTATCCCCAGTGCGGGCACTGGCAGGCGTCGCCGTCGAGGCCCTTGAGGGCGGGGCCCATGTCCGTGCCCTCGGGCAGACGGATGTAGCCGACGGACATGCCGCCGCCCATGGGCCTGGTGCGCACCTCCACGCCCTCGCCCGCGAGGGCGACGGGTACGTCGTCGCGAGTCGCTGCCGTCATGACTCCTCCGCTCCGGCCCGCGCGGGCCTCGAGGAAACGCCCGGTGCCCTTCCAGCCTGGACCGGCCCGGTGTACGCCGCGACATCACGATCCGGTTTCGGGATGTGGTTGAGGGCTTGATTAACCCCCGTGTAATCGATTCCAATCCTCCGTACACGTCGATGTAATCGATTCCACGAGGATCGACCGTCGACTCCACGAACGATCCACGAGGAGGTGGAGCGGCGATGGCGAGCATCAAGGATGTCGCTGCCGAGGCGGGCGTCTCCGTCGCCACGGTCTCACGCGTCCTGAACGACCATCCGTCGGTCAGCGCCGAGGCACGCGCGCGCGTGCTGGCCGCCGTCGAGACCCTGGGCTACCGCCCGAACGCCGTCGCCCGCTCCCTGCGCACCGACCAGACCCACACCCTCGGCCTGGTCATCAGCGACGTGCTGAACCCCTACTTCACCGAACTGGCCCGCTCCGTCGAGGAGGAGGCCCGCGCGCTCGGCTACAGCGTCATCATCGGCAACGCCGACGAGCGGCCCGACCTCCAGGACCACCACGTACGCAACCTGCTGGACCGCCGTATCGACGGCCTGCTGGTCTCCCCCACCGACGGCGGCTCGCCGCTGATGCTGGACGCCGCGCGCGCGGGGACGCCGATGGTCTTCGTGGACCGGTGGATCCCGGGCATGGACGTGCCGGTGGTGCGCTCGGACGGGCGGGCCGCCGTACGGGACCTCGTGGCGCATCTGCACGGGCTCGGGCACCGGCGGCTCGCGATCATCGCGGGACCGGCGGCGACCACGACCGGGCGGGAGCGTGTGGAGGCCTTCCGGGAGGCGCTCGGCGCGTACGGGCTCGAACTCCCCGACGCCTACATAGGGCAGGGCGACTTCCAGGCCGAGAGCGGGCGGCAGGTCACCGAGGGCTTCCTCGACCTGCCCGAGCCGCCCGAGGTCGTGTTCGCGGCCGACAACCTGATGGCGCTCGGCGCCCTGGACGCCGTACGCGCGCGTGGGCTGCGCGTGCCGGACGACATCGCGCTCGCGGCGTTCGACGACATCCGGTGGTTCGTGCACACCGATCCGCCGATCACCGCGATCGCCCAGCCGACGGGTGAGCTGGGCCGGGCCGCCGTACGGGCCCTGCTCGCCCGCATCGAGGGCCGGCCCGGCCAGTCCGTCACCCTCCCCGCCCGTCTCGTCGTACGCCGCTCGTGCGGCGAACCACCGGCTTCATCGGAGCCGTCCCCCGCAACGAACAGGAGCCAGTCGTGAGCAACGCGGACGAGTTGCTGCGCATCGAGGGCCTACGGAAGGCCTTCCCGGGCGTGGTCGCGCTGGACGGCGTCGACTTCGATCTGCGCCGGGGCGAGGTGCATGTGCTGCTCGGCGAGAACGGCGCCGGCAAGAGCACCCTCATCAAGATGCTCTCCGGCGCCTACACGCCCGACGCCGGGCGGATCCTGGTCGGCGGCGAGGAGAGGCGCATCCATGGTGCGCAGGACTCCGAGCGCCTCGGGATCGCCACCATCTACCAGGAGTTCAACCTCGTTCCCGATCTGACGGTCGCCGAGAACATCTTCCTGGGACGCCAGCCGCGCCGGTTCGGGATGATCGACCGGAAGAGGATGGAGGCCGACGCCGAGGTCCTCCTCGCGCGCGTGGGCGTGCAGGTGTCGCCCCGCGCGCGTGTCCGCGAACTCGGCATCGCACGCCTGCAGATGGTCGAGATCGCGAAGGCGCTCAGCCTGGACGCGCGCGTGCTGATCATGGACGAGCCGACGGCCGTGCTCACCTCGGAAGAGGTGGACAAGCTCTTCGCGATCGTGCGCAAGCTGCGCGAGGACGGCGTCGGGATCGTCTTCATCACGCATCACCTGGAGGAGATCGCCGCCCTGGGAGACCGGGTGACGGTCATCCGGGACGGCAGGAGCGTCGGGCAGGTCCCGGCCGCCACGCCCAAGGACGAGCTCGTACGGCTCATGGTGGGGCGCTCCATCGAGCAGCAGTACCCGCGTGAACGGGCCGACCGCGGTGCCGCGTTGCTGTCGGTCGAGGGGCTGACCCGGGACGGCGTCTTCCACGACGTCTGCTTCGAGGTGCACGCCGGTGAGGTGGTCGGCATCGCGGGGCTGGTCGGCGCCGGCCGTACCGAGGTCGTGCGGGCCGTGTTCGGGGCGGATCCGTACGACAAGGGGTCCGTGAAGGTCGGCGGTTCCTCCCTCCCCAAGTACGACGTCAACGCGGCGATGACCGCGGGCATCGGGCTGATCCCCGAGGACCGCAAGGGCCAGGGCCTGGTGCTGGACGCGTCCGTCGAGGAGAACCTCGGCCTGGTGACGCTGCGTTCGGCCACGCGCGCGGGGCTCGTCGACCTCAAGGGCCAGCGGGAGGCGGACGCGCGGATCGCGGGGCAGCTCGGCGTGCGGATGGCGGGCCTCGGGCAGCACGTGCGCACGCTCTCCGGCGGCAACCAGCAGAAGGTCGTCATCGGCAAGTGGCTGCTCGCCGACACCAAGGTGCTGATCCTCGACGAGCCGACGCGTGGCATCGACGTCGGCGCCAAGGTCGAGATCTACCAGCTCATCAATGAACTGACGGCAGCCGGCGCCGCCGTCCTGATGATCTCCAGCGATCTGCCGGAGGTCCTCGGCATGAGCGACCGGGTCCTGGTGATGGCCCAGGGCCGGATCGCGGGCGAACTCACCGCCGACGAGGCCACCCAGGACTCCGTGATGGCGCTCGCCGTCAGCAACCCCACCCCCGACCTCACCATCGACAAGACCGGAACGGAGGCCACCCGTGGCCACTGACACGCTCAAGAGCTCAGCGGGCGCGAGTGGCGCCCCGGGCGGCCTGCGCCGCCTCCTCCTCGACAACGGCGCGCTGACCGCGCTGATCGCCCTCGTCATCGCGATGTCGGCGCTGTCCGGCGACTTCATGACGACGGACAACCTCCTCAACGTCGGCGTCCAGGCGGCCGTGACCGCCATCCTCGCCTTCGGCGTCACCTTCGTGATCGTCTCCGCGGGCATCGACCTGTCGGTCGGCTCGGTGGCGGCCCTGTCGGCCACCGTCCTCGCTTGGAGCGCCACTTCGCAGGGCATGCCGGTCGTCCTCGCGGTCGTCCTCGCGATCACGACCGGCATAGTGTGCGGCCTGGTCAACGGCATCCTGATCTCGTACGGGAAGCTGCCGCCGTTCATCGCGACGCTGGCCATGCTGTCCGTGGCCCGCGGTCTGTCCCTGGTGATCTCGCAGGGCTCCCCCATCGCCCTGCCCGACTCGGTCTCGCACCTCGGCGACACCCTCGGCGGCTGGCTGCCGGTTCCGGTGCTCGTGATGGTCGGCATGGGTCTGATCACGGCGTTCGTGCTCGGGCGGACGTACATCGGCCGCTCGATGTACGCGATCGGCGGCAACGAGGAGGCGGCCCGCCTCTCCGGTCTGCGGGTCAAGAAGCAGAAGCTCGCGATCTACGCCTTCTCCGGGCTGTTCGCCGCCGCCGCGGGCATCGTGCTCGCCGCCCGCCTCTCCTCCGCGCAGCCGCAGGCCGCGCAGGGCTACGAGCTCGACGCCATCGCGGCGGTCGTCATCGGCGGCGCCTCGCTCGCGGGCGGCACCGGCAAGGCGTCCGGGACCCTGATCGGCGCGCTGATCCTGGCGGTGCTGCGCAACGGCCTCAACCTCCTTTCGGTGTCCGCCTTCTGGCAGCAGGTCGTCATCGGTGTCGTCATCGCGCTGGCGGTGCTCCTGGACACGGTGCGGCGCAAGGCGGGGGCGACCCCGGTGGCCGCCGGCACCTCCCAGGGCGGCAAGGGCAAGCAGGCGGCGACGTACGTACTCGCGGCCGTGGTCGCGGCGGCCGTCGTCGGCGCGATGTCCTTCCTGCACACCGGTTCGTCGGAGGCGAAGAGCCAGAAGATCGGGCTGTCGCTGTCGACCCTCAACAACCCGTTCTTCGTGCAGATCCGGGCGGGTGCGCAGGCGGAGGCAAAGAAGCTGGGCGTGGACCTGACCGTCACCGACGCGCAGAACGACGCCTCGCAGCAGGCCAACCAGCTGCAGAACTTCACCAGTGAGGGCCTCGGCACGATCATCGTGAACCCGGTGGACTCCGACGCCGTGACCCCGGCGGCGAAGGCCGTCAACAAGTCGGACATCCCGCTCGTCGCCGTCGACCGTTCGGTCAACAACGCCACCACCGCCGCGCTCGTCGCCTCCGAC contains the following coding sequences:
- a CDS encoding family 16 glycosylhydrolase, with the protein product MIPPPRRPSRRGILGAALAVPPTLMLGAQTARAASWGAPVTVNSWNKINARWTANNELQTYRPDCVWYEGNTLVIKAYNAGGGVYYSGRVESTALYGYGTYSFTANMPNGRGLLPAVWAAYLNPWLPEFDAAEIVGQNPGVVHQTSHDVNNVQQQFSKTNSSGWTNAYHRYSFSWFPDHIDFAVDGAVTGTTWYRTPAGTGMRFIANIAVGGDWPGNPDSSTWATGDGARYLKISSITHTPYHP
- a CDS encoding LacI family DNA-binding transcriptional regulator produces the protein MASIKDVAAEAGVSVATVSRVLNDHPSVSAEARARVLAAVETLGYRPNAVARSLRTDQTHTLGLVISDVLNPYFTELARSVEEEARALGYSVIIGNADERPDLQDHHVRNLLDRRIDGLLVSPTDGGSPLMLDAARAGTPMVFVDRWIPGMDVPVVRSDGRAAVRDLVAHLHGLGHRRLAIIAGPAATTTGRERVEAFREALGAYGLELPDAYIGQGDFQAESGRQVTEGFLDLPEPPEVVFAADNLMALGALDAVRARGLRVPDDIALAAFDDIRWFVHTDPPITAIAQPTGELGRAAVRALLARIEGRPGQSVTLPARLVVRRSCGEPPASSEPSPATNRSQS
- a CDS encoding sugar ABC transporter ATP-binding protein, which encodes MSNADELLRIEGLRKAFPGVVALDGVDFDLRRGEVHVLLGENGAGKSTLIKMLSGAYTPDAGRILVGGEERRIHGAQDSERLGIATIYQEFNLVPDLTVAENIFLGRQPRRFGMIDRKRMEADAEVLLARVGVQVSPRARVRELGIARLQMVEIAKALSLDARVLIMDEPTAVLTSEEVDKLFAIVRKLREDGVGIVFITHHLEEIAALGDRVTVIRDGRSVGQVPAATPKDELVRLMVGRSIEQQYPRERADRGAALLSVEGLTRDGVFHDVCFEVHAGEVVGIAGLVGAGRTEVVRAVFGADPYDKGSVKVGGSSLPKYDVNAAMTAGIGLIPEDRKGQGLVLDASVEENLGLVTLRSATRAGLVDLKGQREADARIAGQLGVRMAGLGQHVRTLSGGNQQKVVIGKWLLADTKVLILDEPTRGIDVGAKVEIYQLINELTAAGAAVLMISSDLPEVLGMSDRVLVMAQGRIAGELTADEATQDSVMALAVSNPTPDLTIDKTGTEATRGH
- a CDS encoding substrate-binding domain-containing protein, producing MATDTLKSSAGASGAPGGLRRLLLDNGALTALIALVIAMSALSGDFMTTDNLLNVGVQAAVTAILAFGVTFVIVSAGIDLSVGSVAALSATVLAWSATSQGMPVVLAVVLAITTGIVCGLVNGILISYGKLPPFIATLAMLSVARGLSLVISQGSPIALPDSVSHLGDTLGGWLPVPVLVMVGMGLITAFVLGRTYIGRSMYAIGGNEEAARLSGLRVKKQKLAIYAFSGLFAAAAGIVLAARLSSAQPQAAQGYELDAIAAVVIGGASLAGGTGKASGTLIGALILAVLRNGLNLLSVSAFWQQVVIGVVIALAVLLDTVRRKAGATPVAAGTSQGGKGKQAATYVLAAVVAAAVVGAMSFLHTGSSEAKSQKIGLSLSTLNNPFFVQIRAGAQAEAKKLGVDLTVTDAQNDASQQANQLQNFTSEGLGTIIVNPVDSDAVTPAAKAVNKSDIPLVAVDRSVNNATTAALVASDNVTGGKLAAKALAEKLGGKGKIVILQGQAGTSASRERGSGFAEGLKAYPGIEVVAKQPADWDRTKGLDVMTNLLQANPDIGGVFAENDEMALGAIKALGSKAGKSVQVIGFDGTADGLKAVEAGTLYASVAQQPTELGRIAVQNAVKAAEGDKVEKSVMVPVKVVTKENVAGFTG